One Vicia villosa cultivar HV-30 ecotype Madison, WI unplaced genomic scaffold, Vvil1.0 ctg.000353F_1_1, whole genome shotgun sequence genomic window carries:
- the LOC131627259 gene encoding cysteine-rich receptor-like protein kinase 10 isoform X2, whose translation MLSSRCLLFLLLPLFFTLHTQANDQIIFRYSECNNDLGNFTDGSTYQNNLAAVLKIIYSNREIDYGFYNFSYGDEPDKVNAIGFCRGDINPNDCRDCLKTSAVLLTDRCGIQKEAIGYYDICTLRYSNDSIFGVMDTDTAKYYNIESKTVVDDAFNQTISGLLDELKSAAAEGDSRKKFGEKSVKVNELNTNNETIYGLVQCTPDLTKQNCTRCLDSAYGDLSRWCPEMKGCLYLGPSCSVRYDIVQFYESIVNNTESPAPQPSSQAISPKPSSSVNSTTTTTGKKRKLRTAIAIVLSCVVAGMLVVGGCIYCKRRGPKPEYRAEIEVQETYEDEDEDEVRAGNDLKVGDLLQFDFETIKLATSNFSDENALGQGGFGTVYKGTLDGLDVAIKRLANNSKQGETEFKNEVLLTGKLQHRNLVKLLGFCLQRGERLLIYEFVPNKSLDYIIFDPIKRGNLNWERRFKIIKDIARGLLYLHEDSRLQIVHRDLKTSNILLDNEMNPKITDFGIAKLFAPNQTHGMTSTVIGTYGYMAPEYIKHGEFSIKSDVFSFGVIILEIVCGRRNTKFRDGENIKDLLDNAWENWKTGTSLDIVDPMLDQSFNKNEKMRCIHVGLLCVQEDVDVRPTMSSVLLMLSSTSFPLPEPSEPPFLMQPKRALSISLSDQYSGPTRSSDSGSGSQFTQGSTTKSSVTDQ comes from the exons ATGCTCTCTTCGCGTTGCCTTCTGTTTTTACTTCTTCCTCTCTTTTTCACACTACACACTCAAGCCAACGACCAAATAATTTTCCGCTATTCCGAATGTAACAATGATCTCGGAAACTTCACCGACGGTAGTACCTACCAAAACAACCTCGCCGCCGTTCTAAAAATCATATATTCCAACAGAGAAATAGACTATGGGTTCTACAATTTCTCATACGGCGATGAACCTGACAAAGTAAACGCAATCGGATTCTGCAGAGGAGACATTAATCCAAACGATTGCCGCGACTGCTTGAAAACCTCCGCAGTACTTCTCACAGATCGGTGTGGAATACAAAAAGAGGCAATTGGTTACTACGACATATGCACCTTACGCTATTCAAACGATTCAATTTTCGGTGTCATGGATACTGATACTGCTAAATATTACAACATCGAAAGCAAAACAGTGGTGGATGATGCATTTAACCAAACAATAAGTGGCTTGTTAGATGAACTTAAAAGCGCAGCGGCGGAAGGTGATTCACGGAAAAAGTTTGGTGAAAAGAGTGTTAAAGTAAATGAACTGAATACTAACAATGAGACTATATATGGGTTGGTTCAGTGTACTCCAGATTTAACAAAACAAAATTGTACTAGATGTTTGGATTCAGCTTACGGTGATCTTTCAAGGTGGTGTCCAGAAATGAAAGGTTGTTTGTATCTTGGACCAAGCTGTTCAGTTAGATACGATATAGTTCAGTTTTATGAGTCCATAGTTAACAATACAGAGTCACCAGCACCACAACCTTCTTCCCAAGCAATTTCTCCTAAACCTTCTTCATCAGTTAACTCTACCACTACCACTACAG GAAAGAAGAGGAAATTAAGAACGGCCATCGCTATTGTTTTATCATGTGTTGTAGCTGGCATGCTAGTTGTTGGTGGATGTATTTATTGTAAAAGGAGAGGGCCAAAACCCGAATATAGGGCTGAAATTGAAG TACAAGAGAcatatgaagatgaagatgaagatgaagttagagCTGGTAATGATCTTAAAGTTGGTGATTTGTTGCAATTTGACTTTGAAACCATCAAATTAGCTACAAGCAACTTTTCTGATGAAAATGCGCTTGGTCAAGGTGGATTTGGAACTGTTTATAAG GGTACACTCGATGGACTTGATGTTGCTATCAAAAGATTGGCTAACAATTCTAAGCAAGGAGAAACAGAATTCAAGAATGAAGTATTACTTACGGGGAAGCTTCAACATCGAAATTTGGTTAAACTACTAGGTTTTTGTTTACAAAGAGGAGAAAGATTGCTAATATACGAGTTTGTCCCCAATAAAAGTCTCGACTATATCATATTTG ATCCAATCAAACGTGGGAATTTAAATTGGGAAAGACGCTTCAAAATTATTAAAGATATTGCCCGCGGTCTTCTTTATCTTCACGAAGATTCTCGACTACAAATTGTTCACCGTGATCTCAAAACAAGTAATATTCTACTTGATAATGAAATGAATCCTAAAATTACAGATTTTGGCATTGCAAAGTTATTTGCACCCAATCAAACCCATGGCATGACAAGTACAGTTATTGGAACTTA CGGATATATGGCTCCGGAGTATATCAAACATGGagaattttcaatcaaatctgaTGTATTCAGTTTTGGTGTAATTATATTGGAAATTGTATGCGGTCGAAGAAACACTAAGTTTCGAGATGGGGAGAATATAAAAGATCTATTAGACAAT GCATGGGAAAATTGGAAGACAGGGACAAGTTTAGATATTGTAGATCCAATGTTAGACCAAAGTTTTaataagaatgaaaagatgagatgCATTCATGTTGGATTACTGTGTGTTCAAGAAGATGTAGATGTGAGACCAACTATGAGTTCTGTTTTACTAATGCTTAGTAGCACATCTTTCCCACTTCCAGAACCTTCAGAACCTCCATTTTTAATGCAGCCCAAAAGAGCATTATCTATATCATTAAGTGACCAATATTCAGGTCCTACAAGGTCAAGTGATTCAGGATCAGGAAGTCAATTTACTCAAGGATCAACAACTAAGTCCTCAGTTACAGATCAATAA
- the LOC131627259 gene encoding cysteine-rich receptor-like protein kinase 10 isoform X1, whose amino-acid sequence MLSSRCLLFLLLPLFFTLHTQANDQIIFRYSECNNDLGNFTDGSTYQNNLAAVLKIIYSNREIDYGFYNFSYGDEPDKVNAIGFCRGDINPNDCRDCLKTSAVLLTDRCGIQKEAIGYYDICTLRYSNDSIFGVMDTDTAKYYNIESKTVVDDAFNQTISGLLDELKSAAAEGDSRKKFGEKSVKVNELNTNNETIYGLVQCTPDLTKQNCTRCLDSAYGDLSRWCPEMKGCLYLGPSCSVRYDIVQFYESIVNNTESPAPQPSSQAISPKPSSSVNSTTTTTGKKRKLRTAIAIVLSCVVAGMLVVGGCIYCKRRGPKPEYRAEIEGILQETYEDEDEDEVRAGNDLKVGDLLQFDFETIKLATSNFSDENALGQGGFGTVYKGTLDGLDVAIKRLANNSKQGETEFKNEVLLTGKLQHRNLVKLLGFCLQRGERLLIYEFVPNKSLDYIIFDPIKRGNLNWERRFKIIKDIARGLLYLHEDSRLQIVHRDLKTSNILLDNEMNPKITDFGIAKLFAPNQTHGMTSTVIGTYGYMAPEYIKHGEFSIKSDVFSFGVIILEIVCGRRNTKFRDGENIKDLLDNAWENWKTGTSLDIVDPMLDQSFNKNEKMRCIHVGLLCVQEDVDVRPTMSSVLLMLSSTSFPLPEPSEPPFLMQPKRALSISLSDQYSGPTRSSDSGSGSQFTQGSTTKSSVTDQ is encoded by the exons ATGCTCTCTTCGCGTTGCCTTCTGTTTTTACTTCTTCCTCTCTTTTTCACACTACACACTCAAGCCAACGACCAAATAATTTTCCGCTATTCCGAATGTAACAATGATCTCGGAAACTTCACCGACGGTAGTACCTACCAAAACAACCTCGCCGCCGTTCTAAAAATCATATATTCCAACAGAGAAATAGACTATGGGTTCTACAATTTCTCATACGGCGATGAACCTGACAAAGTAAACGCAATCGGATTCTGCAGAGGAGACATTAATCCAAACGATTGCCGCGACTGCTTGAAAACCTCCGCAGTACTTCTCACAGATCGGTGTGGAATACAAAAAGAGGCAATTGGTTACTACGACATATGCACCTTACGCTATTCAAACGATTCAATTTTCGGTGTCATGGATACTGATACTGCTAAATATTACAACATCGAAAGCAAAACAGTGGTGGATGATGCATTTAACCAAACAATAAGTGGCTTGTTAGATGAACTTAAAAGCGCAGCGGCGGAAGGTGATTCACGGAAAAAGTTTGGTGAAAAGAGTGTTAAAGTAAATGAACTGAATACTAACAATGAGACTATATATGGGTTGGTTCAGTGTACTCCAGATTTAACAAAACAAAATTGTACTAGATGTTTGGATTCAGCTTACGGTGATCTTTCAAGGTGGTGTCCAGAAATGAAAGGTTGTTTGTATCTTGGACCAAGCTGTTCAGTTAGATACGATATAGTTCAGTTTTATGAGTCCATAGTTAACAATACAGAGTCACCAGCACCACAACCTTCTTCCCAAGCAATTTCTCCTAAACCTTCTTCATCAGTTAACTCTACCACTACCACTACAG GAAAGAAGAGGAAATTAAGAACGGCCATCGCTATTGTTTTATCATGTGTTGTAGCTGGCATGCTAGTTGTTGGTGGATGTATTTATTGTAAAAGGAGAGGGCCAAAACCCGAATATAGGGCTGAAATTGAAGGTATAC TACAAGAGAcatatgaagatgaagatgaagatgaagttagagCTGGTAATGATCTTAAAGTTGGTGATTTGTTGCAATTTGACTTTGAAACCATCAAATTAGCTACAAGCAACTTTTCTGATGAAAATGCGCTTGGTCAAGGTGGATTTGGAACTGTTTATAAG GGTACACTCGATGGACTTGATGTTGCTATCAAAAGATTGGCTAACAATTCTAAGCAAGGAGAAACAGAATTCAAGAATGAAGTATTACTTACGGGGAAGCTTCAACATCGAAATTTGGTTAAACTACTAGGTTTTTGTTTACAAAGAGGAGAAAGATTGCTAATATACGAGTTTGTCCCCAATAAAAGTCTCGACTATATCATATTTG ATCCAATCAAACGTGGGAATTTAAATTGGGAAAGACGCTTCAAAATTATTAAAGATATTGCCCGCGGTCTTCTTTATCTTCACGAAGATTCTCGACTACAAATTGTTCACCGTGATCTCAAAACAAGTAATATTCTACTTGATAATGAAATGAATCCTAAAATTACAGATTTTGGCATTGCAAAGTTATTTGCACCCAATCAAACCCATGGCATGACAAGTACAGTTATTGGAACTTA CGGATATATGGCTCCGGAGTATATCAAACATGGagaattttcaatcaaatctgaTGTATTCAGTTTTGGTGTAATTATATTGGAAATTGTATGCGGTCGAAGAAACACTAAGTTTCGAGATGGGGAGAATATAAAAGATCTATTAGACAAT GCATGGGAAAATTGGAAGACAGGGACAAGTTTAGATATTGTAGATCCAATGTTAGACCAAAGTTTTaataagaatgaaaagatgagatgCATTCATGTTGGATTACTGTGTGTTCAAGAAGATGTAGATGTGAGACCAACTATGAGTTCTGTTTTACTAATGCTTAGTAGCACATCTTTCCCACTTCCAGAACCTTCAGAACCTCCATTTTTAATGCAGCCCAAAAGAGCATTATCTATATCATTAAGTGACCAATATTCAGGTCCTACAAGGTCAAGTGATTCAGGATCAGGAAGTCAATTTACTCAAGGATCAACAACTAAGTCCTCAGTTACAGATCAATAA